The Biomphalaria glabrata chromosome 13, xgBioGlab47.1, whole genome shotgun sequence sequence tgtagatgtcaggagaatgcgtttctgctgtaaagaatgtaagaaaacgctttttggcgtcgggggaGCTTAACCTTTTTTCTCACAATGTAACCTAcaatatgaaatataaatgtcaCTTCGTGTTACGAAATTTGATACTTTGAGCACAATTATTAGAATTTCTAAGCAattgatttatagatatatttcattaattgtaaatttagttcttagtttcttttttttttttttggggggggggggggggtctttgcGTGTATCAATACTTACTTAACTTGCTTGGCTAAATACTTTTTACTCCCAGTAGAGCAAAGGGACGCAACAGTACTTCGCCATTGGACTCAGTTCTTAACAATTCCAATGTCTATCTTGCCGTCTGATCTGATAGTGTGGAAACCCTACTCTTATTCTTAAGGGGAGCATCCACAAACTTAAAGGTATAGCTTAgaaacttgtttaaaaaaataataatggtacatgcaaaacagaaaaaaaaatgttggcttAAGATTCGAAAGTAGAATTAAGCCTCTCGTTCTTATTTCAAAAGAGATAGGCctaaatttgaaatattaatagAATGATTATGCGCAAAATCTGGATTTCATTTTTGCAATCCAAAATCCACTTCCACAAGTGACAATGTAGATTCGATGTACatataatctagaatctatatctttataactgGTATATAAAATGTCgaatctaattattaataattttaaggTTTCGAATTCCAGTATGAGTATAGGGTAAGGTGAGACCGATGAGACTAAGTAAAAgtctaaattttcttttttttttccctacccGATGTGCAACATTGATTGTTTGATGGGGTATTAATAAAATTTTGCATGATAAATAAActtttaagcttttaaaaactatttttctttatgttttaaacgtttctttcatgtaataatgaaAACATTAATTGTAAGTCAATTCCATTTCAGGACCCCCAACTCTTGATGCTatcacaaataaaatatgtcCCCCTGATAAGCCCTATAAATGTTTACCATACGGTAAATGTTATGGAGTGGAGTCATATTGTGACTCGAAATCTGGTACAGTCAAATCATGCTTCCCACCAGACATGTCAGAAAAGGAGATTTGGTGTAGAGAGTTTGGCCACAATGTAACATTCATGAGAGACCAAACATGTTTGACAGCCTGTTCCTTAATATTTTTACAAGGTGAGTAAAATAATGAAACTAATTTGAACCAGCTAAAATATGCTATACTATTACTGCCTATAAAAACTTTTATAGGATCTTGATCTAGAATAGGcctatagtcactatagatctagaatctagacaaaAACAGAAATTGGAAACACCATTCCATTGTGATTCtaaccattttaaaacattaacattttttttaaagtttgttgttACAGTGAGCATGCTTTGATGtatcttatagatctatataaaaatcatcatttttaatgatttaaataaaaattatctttttttatgaatgttgCAGCTCATACAGTTCATCTTGATATTTTCTATAGATTCATACAATTTACTAAACAACGTCTGCTCTGACAGTAGTCCACACAAATGTCCACCTGCTGGTGAATGCTACAACAGCTTACAATACTGCCAATCTGGCAAAGTCCATTCCTGTTTTCCTGAAGATGCCAAAACTAATTTGCTGGACTGGTGTAAAACTAAAGGTCTACAAAATGTGACTTTTATGAACCACAACTCTTGTCAACTTGCATGTCAGACATTATTCAGCATTGCAGATCTGGCACCAGATAAAGGTAAAATGATTCTCTTAAggtgtttcaaataaaaattatgaaaagaaatgaaatataaagtaGGCTTTTTCAAGCCTGGGTAGTGATTTGGAGGCCAAATAACAATACTTACTTGAAAGCTCTTGTTTTGAGAGCTGGAAGGTCTAAGTCAGTATTTCTTAAACTGTGTGCTGTGCCAtggaagatttgcaggtgtgccgcgggaatTTCTACAAATTTTTGAAACTTATGCAGGTTATCAGAACGCCACACGTgtagcgttacacaggtctgtctactattaaatttgtattttacgttgcgatgaaaTCCCCACTTGTAACGACCAAAGATCGGATGGCTTTATTTTGATGGAAAGGGGTGTAAGCTTTTAAGGTTATGGAATTTTGCACTATACATATTATAATGACtaaaatgtaggccgccttagcagacgcacagaagtttttgaattggtaacgataataataagcgatgtaaaaaaaaaagtaaagttcccctttcagaacttgagctctatagggcagatgatgtaaaggtcatctgattctgtggcctacggttaacctgagggtgtcatgtggccagtacaacgaccaaccgcctttacttttcaggtacccattagagctgggtggactcaaaggcgcccaaagtcccgaaattcaaaatcccagtcttcagaaGGATTCGAAGCCGGGACCTTCGGTATGGAAGCTaagagctttaccgctcagccacctcaataagcgatgtgtttcatgtaattttttttaggtgtatgctaataataaaaaattatcaataagcgTCAATTATTGTTATTCATGGAGAAATatgttagcaagaatgaaactgcgaaagcgttaaatCAGGCATGTGAAACAGGGCGTTTGGGGGGCACATGCGGCCCTCGACCACTTTGCATGTGGCCCGCTTGGCCAcctcaaaaattatcaaaataatgttagacTAATACGCTtgaaaataagagatgacaagctacttgaattgaaaaaaagtatttgttaaattgaacaacgagagtgagtctgcagtgaaagccagctacattttgtcaaacttatttgcaagccatagcaaatcatttagtgaatgtgaTTTTTTGAAGGGATGTGTTGTTAAAACTGCCGAATTAATTTTGTCAACAAAAtgtgaaagcattcaaagaaataacTCTAACTAGGAACTCTGTGgtagatagaataaatgacatgtcagtcagcttgcgttaacaattaaagaacaaaatagttggttttgaattattttcattggctctccATGAGTCTACTGATGTAatgggtgtagcacagttggctatattcataaggaCCTGTGACAGGAATGTGGTGATACATGAGGAGCTACTTGAGCTCTGTTCTATGCTtaacagcctactagttttatgtaaattagaaacaatacaatagaatacaataattaatggcatacctgtcccttacttagctaaatttgtagtactattTGCTAATTTTAAATTCCTATTATTACACATTATCTTTGTCCTGGTGCTTGACATTCTTTCTGGGATACACGTTTATTAATGTCCggttgaagtttgtttgccactgacactttcatcactgatgacaaattttaatcagataatctcgaacggcgAGGTGTTTTTGcagctttcattatggaaaagacCTGCTCATGGAGATcagcgaggatgtttttgagaaattatAGAAGGGgatattgcagtacaatttacctttggtaaagctagctagtctaacaacggatggcgcaccaaccataaaaaaaaaaaatggttttgatgcaaagctgcttacaaaaataagagagactgctgctaattttaaatttgctcattttcagtgcatcaccAAGAAGCATTCTGTGCACAGCAATTACAGTTctaacatgtcataagaccggTTTCAGTCGCTTtcaattttattcgtgcccgtagtttaaatcatcgccaattttcaatgtttctggatgacactggacacgaatttgattgtgttccctactacacagaagtcTGATGGCTCTCCTGTCATAAAATATTAAAGAGATTTTTTGCACTGAGTGAGGAAAtcgtattgtttttgtttctgaacatgaaagatgaacctgttgaacatttccaaagtaacgaatgggttcaggatttTGCATTTGCAATTGATCTCATTTGTCACCTGCAATACTTAAATTTGAagcttcaaagtaaagacaacattgtcacaactgcgtgtaagcatgtgaagtgctttcaagcaaaattacgacAGTGGACAAActaaatatgaagagaaaatcttgttcacttctcaacgtgccTGGAACTacaaagattaaatacggctgcaacatttggtaaatatgccTGGAATCGTTAGTATATGCTTTCAGTTACCGTTTTCGTGACTTCTtttcatacgagcaagaattttcctgtttttatctccattttcatttgcttctgaaaatgctgctggtaatgtgcaactagagctgatagaatagcagtcagATTCTTTGCTGAAAGCGAAGTACATTCGGCTGTGCCgaaattttacagttatttacctgaacggtacgttgaattgcggaaatttgaAGCCAGAAGTCTTGCTTGCAAGTACTGATCTCCATGAGCAGgtcttttccataatgaaagctgCAAAAACACCTcgccgttcgagattatctgatcaaaatttgtcatcagtgatgaaagtgtcagtggcaaacaagcTTCAACCGGACATTAATAAACGTGTATCCCAGAAAGAATGTCAAGCACCAGGACAAAGATAATGTGTAATAATAGGAATTTAAAATTAGCAaatagtactacaaatttagctaagtaagggacaggtatgccattaattattgtattctattgtattgtttctaatttacataaaactagtaggctgttttgcaatTGATTTTCTGGCTGCAgcccctcaggtcatagtaagtttgttatgtggcccatacaccttaatgagctTGACATGCCtgtgttaaatgaaaagcaaggaaccaaatgAAGGttcaaaaaagattttatatcttctggacctgaagatgctccattgccattctgcAACTCTATCGAATggggcgcttgttccaagcaaattgaagagacacttggaaacaaaactgctatctgtaaaagcgcaaccgaaggaatacttcgaaaacatcagggctcaacaaaataaacaagctaagaaacttaccaactacctaaagctgcctgaaaagggattgattgcaagttataaggttggtcagttattagcaaaacgcaagaaagcacacacagagactgaatcagtcattgcaccagctttagcaagaGTTGATGAAACATTCTTaggacccgatgccgccgaaaaagttaagaacgttcctttgtcaaatgatactatctctCGCAGAATTGAAGAattatcgtcagatttacaagatcaaatctgcgaacactttgACGTGAgtgacgatgaagtgtctccTCTGAGGTTTCTTCAAGTTGATGAGTCCActgacgttagcggcaaagcccagctgctagcttttattcggttcataaaggatgaaaaatgtgtcaacgaatacTTATTGTGCAAAGACTTACAGACTAcaaccaaaggcgaagatattttcaatgtggtgaacgaaaacattttgctcttcaaactaaagtggaaaaactgtgtcagcgtttgcactGATGGCTGTGCTTCCATgtagggaaatagaaagggattcgtcactcttaTGCGTCAAGGAAATCCAaagtat is a genomic window containing:
- the LOC106067604 gene encoding uncharacterized protein LOC106067604, giving the protein MRLFLTAADCVSILFVSFILLCHAGPPTLDAITNKICPPDKPYKCLPYGKCYGVESYCDSKSGTVKSCFPPDMSEKEIWCREFGHNVTFMRDQTCLTACSLIFLQDSYNLLNNVCSDSSPHKCPPAGECYNSLQYCQSGKVHSCFPEDAKTNLLDWCKTKGLQNVTFMNHNSCQLACQTLFSIADLAPDKETINIGLLITLIIVIAILVIVPFIIWRSIILKKLQSVYNRNRPHGRGKNYPKRKIVVNSEPKHSGSSFLSVPLDPVSEDVKLDKEISLKKLQHSTGSSVLLRQNSKPTETSFTNI